The sequence GGCCGCGCCCCACAGACAGAGCAGCCACCAGCCGCCGTCGGCGAGGAACCGGCGATAGCTGCCGGCCCATTCGGGATGGCCGATCGCGCCACCGATCCAGGCGAGCCCAAATCCGAGGGTCACCGCGGCCATGGTCGCGATCAGCGCGCCGGTCAGCACGCCGATCGCGAGGACGCTGCCGCCGCCTCTGCTCAGACGCGGGCGGGCCGGGTGATGGACTTCCAAATCATTCCCACCGCGGCCAGGATGAGCGAGGCGATGAAGGTGGTGCCGAACCCGCTGATGTGGAACCCGGGAACCAGCTTGCTGGTGAGCCAGAGCATGATCGCGTTCAACACGAACAAGAACAGCCCCAGCGTCACGATCGTGATCGGTAGCGTGAGCACGAACAGGATCGGCTTCAGCACCGCGTTGAGCAGGCCAAGGATCAACGAGGCCAGTACCGCCGGCCACCAGCCGTTGACATGGAATCCAGGCAGGATGTGCGACAGCCCCATCATGCAGGCGGCGATCACCACGAAATAGAGCAGAGTGTTCATCGCAGGCCCTCCAGCACCTCGAGGCAATTCTCGTAGCGACCGAACGAGGGCATGAGGTAGGCGCCGCTGGCGAGACTGCGGCACTGGGCCAACAGCTCGCGGGCCAGCTCGACGCCGACCTTCTGCCCTTCGCCGCCGGCCTCGTGCATGCGGCGGCGAATCCAATCGGGAACCGAAATGCCCGGCACCTCGTTGTGCAGGAACTCGGCGTGCCGGAACGACTGCAGCGGCAAGATGCCGATCAGGATCGGAATGTCGGTGATGTCGCTCAGCCGATCCACGAAGCGCTTCCAGCAGTCCAGCTCGTAGACCGGCTGCGTCATGATGAAGCGCGGGCCGGCGTCGAGCTTGCGACGCACGCGTTCGAACTCGCCCTCCAGATCCTCGGCGGTCGGATTCACGCCACAGCCGACCGCGAATCGGGTCACGCCGCCGATCGAGGTGCCGGCCTGGTCGGTGCCGTCGTTCATCTGGTGCACGATCTTCATCAGGCCGACGGCATCGGTGTCGTAGACCGCGGTGGCGTTCGGGTAGTCGCCGAGGCTCGGGGGATCCCCCGTCAGGCACAGGATGTTCCGCAACCCCAGCGCATGGGCCCCCAGCAAGTCGCTCTGCAGGCCCATCAGATTCCGGTCGCGGCAGGTGAAGTGCAGAATGATCTCGACCCGCGGGAAATGGGTGTGGATCTGATAGGCGAGCGCCATCGCGCTCATCCGAATGCGCGCCATCGGGGAGTCGGCGATGTTGATGGCGTCCACGCCGTGCTTCACCAGCAGCTCGGCGCCGGCCATCACCTTCT is a genomic window of Candidatus Sulfotelmatobacter sp. containing:
- a CDS encoding phage holin family protein: MNTLLYFVVIAACMMGLSHILPGFHVNGWWPAVLASLILGLLNAVLKPILFVLTLPITIVTLGLFLFVLNAIMLWLTSKLVPGFHISGFGTTFIASLILAAVGMIWKSITRPARV